TACATCATGAATGAcataaaaaaccaaagagacGTGATCTAGTGTGGACCAAGGTAACAGATAGCTAAAGGAGGCTAACACCAAAGCGTAACCATTCAACTGAGTAGCATGAGGGAAGGGCTTAACTAGACTTTCTCAATTGACACTTTGAAGAAGTTCTGAACTTACAAGTTTCTTACattcaaaaacattaataaagaACTCAAAGTGTTTGAACTATATAATCTCAAAATAGTAATAATCCGTTCATATATACCATATTATCCTTCATATTAAATTGTATGCATTTATTTAACTGTTGACCCACTTCAAGCAAAGATCCGCTTTGACAGGCTTATGATCAGAACCATATACTTGGTCTATGGAATCATAAGAGTGAAGAGTTGCTTGAATATTATCAGTATCTTGGATCTTGAATAAGATCCTATCTGTCCAAGCTGGAACCCTGATCTTATGGCTTGTATCATAGTCGCTGCTTCCTACATTGTACTTGTAGGTTGGTTTAAACCCTAAAGTTCCTTCAGAGTAACCTTTGAATATTTCGCCTCTCTCCGCTTCTTGCAAGAGTTGATCTTTACTCACAAGAACCTGCACAAAGTGATGAAAACCAATAGGATTAAGAGTGATTAGCAAACCTAACTGAGTACCAAAGTTgtataaaatagaaaacatttttttttttttataatcgaTTGGTAATAGTCCATTTTGCtaaatcaaaaccaatattTATGCAACCGGAAAAAATGAAACCgaataaaaatattctaaaaactTATTGTCTTAAATTACATATACTTGAAGAGAGTATACTCACTCCATtcgtcttcttttttcttttgttaaagcACTCCATTCTTTTTTATAAGGTAATTTGACAACTTATTTTTGTCTCATATTATTACTCGGTTTTATTTTGACCTTATTCCTTTTACATATATTAGAATAGTATTTTATAAGGCTAACTCATTAAGTACATTAACCTTAATGAATTAATGTACTTAATTTAattcaagattttgaaaagaaaacaaaaaaacaagatatatttttttaaacaaaacagagtaaatgatatttttattaattttcttctacttttttcctttaatagttgttatttgttatttctattcTTGttatttggagaagaagaagaagaagaagaaatgactTACAGATTGAAGATGGTTTTGGATAAGAGATCGAACAGGATGGTTAGAGACATCTTGGATCCTGTAATTTAGATCTCCTAGCCAAACAGTAAGGTCACGTTTCCTTTTGTCTCTTGGTAATAGTGAATTTGCTATGTGTCTTAACTCCGTATTTCTTTGATCCACTTTTTTTGCATGAGCTGCATGATTATActaataattatttgtaaTTCTAATTAATTGTAAATTACGAAAAAGAGTAGAAAttagaccaaaaaataaaaataggtaCCAGAGAGATGGCAAGAGATAAAAACCATTTTGATGTCATCGTAGTTAATACGAATAGCCACGgctcctttttttcttcctattAAACCTCCACATCCTCCTACCGAATATCTCTCTGCCTTTAATTCTGCAATTAATcatacaataaacaaaattattattcttagTTTCCAAAatacttcttttgtttcaaattaagtgttgtaaaaaatttaaaataaatatttgtatgaaTGAAAAATTTAACCTTAGATCCAAATTGGTAAAAGTattaatataacaaattttcatAGAATATCAAATAcagtaaatttaaaatgaagtaaacaaaaatttataaaaatctgACCTTTTACTAATGTATGTGAATTCTTTGGcccaaacaaatataactgGACCGATTGCAATTTCGCCTTCCCAAGAAGCCTGCATTTCAATTCGATATAGAACTTTAATTTGCAATGTTAAAATTACATGAAGATAAGACAAATTTTTGGTATATTAGTTATTATGGATATAAGTAGAAATA
This sequence is a window from Arabidopsis thaliana chromosome 1 sequence. Protein-coding genes within it:
- the 5PTASE11 gene encoding inositol polyphosphate 5-phosphatase 11 yields the protein MPTMGNKNSMCGLKRFPNYKKSPIGSFAKNSSSHDGIKTIEAVNSCSFSRKADLCIRIITWNMNGNVSYEDLVELVGKERKFDLLVVGLQEAPKANVDQLLQTASSPTHELLGKAKLQSVQLYLFGPKNSHTLVKELKAERYSVGGCGGLIGRKKGAVAIRINYDDIKMVFISCHLSAHAKKVDQRNTELRHIANSLLPRDKRKRDLTVWLGDLNYRIQDVSNHPVRSLIQNHLQSVSHFFFFFFFSK
- the 5PTASE11 gene encoding inositol polyphosphate 5-phosphatase 11 (inositol polyphosphate 5-phosphatase 11 (5PTASE11); CONTAINS InterPro DOMAIN/s: Inositol polyphosphate related phosphatase (InterPro:IPR000300), Endonuclease/exonuclease/phosphatase (InterPro:IPR005135); BEST Arabidopsis thaliana protein match is: Endonuclease/exonuclease/phosphatase family protein (TAIR:AT1G65580.1).); the encoded protein is MPTMGNKNSMCGLKRFPNYKKSPIGSFAKNSSSHDGIKTIEAVNSCSFSRKADLCIRIITWNMNGNVSYEDLVELVGKERKFDLLVVGLQEAPKANVDQLLQTASSPTHELLGKAKLQSVQLYLFGPKNSHTLVKELKAERYSVGGCGGDLNYRIQDVSNHPVRSLIQNHLQSVLVSKDQLLQEAERGEIFKGYSEGTLGFKPTYKYNVGSSDYDTSHKIRVPAWTDRILFKIQDTDNIQATLHSYDSIDQVYGSDHKPVKADLCLKWVNS
- the 5PTASE11 gene encoding inositol polyphosphate 5-phosphatase 11 (inositol polyphosphate 5-phosphatase 11 (5PTASE11); FUNCTIONS IN: hydrolase activity, phosphatidylinositol-3,4,5-trisphosphate 5-phosphatase activity, phosphatidylinositol-4,5-bisphosphate 5-phosphatase activity, phosphatidylinositol-3,5-bisphosphate 5-phosphatase activity; INVOLVED IN: response to jasmonic acid stimulus, response to auxin stimulus, N-terminal protein myristoylation, phosphoinositide dephosphorylation, response to abscisic acid stimulus; EXPRESSED IN: shoot, rosette leaf, cauline leaf, flower, root; EXPRESSED DURING: seedling growth; CONTAINS InterPro DOMAIN/s: Inositol polyphosphate related phosphatase (InterPro:IPR000300), Endonuclease/exonuclease/phosphatase (InterPro:IPR005135); BEST Arabidopsis thaliana protein match is: Endonuclease/exonuclease/phosphatase family protein (TAIR:AT1G65580.1); Has 2052 Blast hits to 2006 proteins in 223 species: Archae - 0; Bacteria - 0; Metazoa - 723; Fungi - 525; Plants - 524; Viruses - 0; Other Eukaryotes - 280 (source: NCBI BLink).); this encodes MPTMGNKNSMCGLKRFPNYKKSPIGSFAKNSSSHDGIKTIEAVNSCSFSRKADLCIRIITWNMNGNVSYEDLVELVGKERKFDLLVVGLQEAPKANVDQLLQTASSPTHELLGKAKLQSVQLYLFGPKNSHTLVKELKAERYSVGGCGGLIGRKKGAVAIRINYDDIKMVFISCHLSAHAKKVDQRNTELRHIANSLLPRDKRKRDLTVWLGDLNYRIQDVSNHPVRSLIQNHLQSVLVSKDQLLQEAERGEIFKGYSEGTLGFKPTYKYNVGSSDYDTSHKIRVPAWTDRILFKIQDTDNIQATLHSYDSIDQVYGSDHKPVKADLCLKWVNS
- the 5PTASE11 gene encoding inositol polyphosphate 5-phosphatase 11; amino-acid sequence: MNGNVSYEDLVELVGKERKFDLLVVGLQEAPKANVDQLLQTASSPTHELLGKAKLQSVQLYLFGPKNSHTLVKELKAERYSVGGCGGLIGRKKGAVAIRINYDDIKMVFISCHLSAHAKKVDQRNTELRHIANSLLPRDKRKRDLTVWLGDLNYRIQDVSNHPVRSLIQNHLQSVLVSKDQLLQEAERGEIFKGYSEGTLGFKPTYKYNVGSSDYDTSHKIRVPAWTDRILFKIQDTDNIQATLHSYDSIDQVYGSDHKPVKADLCLKWVNS